Sequence from the candidate division KSB1 bacterium genome:
TCCCAACCAGCAAGCCGGAGGTGATGGAAAAAACAAAGCCGCGCCGGATGATGAAACGAACGTCGAGGAATTGGTAACGAATGAGCGCCCAGGCAATCACGCCGGCGCCGATGAGCAGGCTGAGAATCGTAAGCGTGTATTCCACTTCGCGCCCGAGCGCCAGCGGCGACAATTTTGGCAGGAGGAAGGCGATGGCATACAAGCCCATGCTGGCGCGAATGCCCCACAACACCCAACGGACTTGCGTGATCAAGCGCGGATTGTTGAGGCGATGGCTGCCGACGTACATGACGATGATCGCCGTCAACACGTAAGCGAGATTTATAGCAGCGAAGTACGTTTCGCGATACCTCACCATCAAATCCAGCGCCGCCGTTGCCAGGCTGAAGAGAATTTTGAACGGCTGAAGCAGCAGCGACCACTCGCGATTCAAGCCCAGCCATTGGCTGAGCGTCTGCACGTCTTCGGGGCGCGGCAGAAATAAAGCCAGTGCCAAATTTAACGTTTGTGGTATGTAGAGAACAAAAGGCAGGTTGGGATGTTTTTGCAAAACCGGATGCTCAGTGGGAAAAACCAGACTGAACAGCACCAACTGCGGGAAGAAAAATTCCCACACCAGAAAGAGTCGGTTGAGCAGATCGACGTCGACGCTGGCCGGCGGTTCAACCTGTTCGAGCAGCAAACCGAACGCGCCGAGAATCGGGCCGAGGGCGACGAGAAACAACATCGCCGCGGTGATCCGGTTGAGGCGCTGGCGGGCATCTTCGCGAAAGATCAGCAGCCCCAGCAGGAAAATGATGATGCCGCCGATGAGGTAGATGAGCGCTGTGAAGTGCGATAGATTCATCAGGCTACTTGCTACTTGCCCCGTGCTTCCGTCTTTTGACGATCGTGACTTGTGAGCCGCCGTGGGAAAAGTCGTAGGAGACTTCGTCCATCAGCGAGCGGACGATGAAAACGCCTCGTCCGCTTTCGCGCAACAGGTTTTCCGGATCGAGCGGGTTACTCAAGGTGTCGGGATTAAAACCCTTGCCCTGGTCACGGATGGTCATGCGCACCTCGGCGTCGACGACAAGGATGTTGACAAAAACTTTTTTGGTCGGGTCACGCTTGTTGCCGTGGATAATGGCGTTGTTGGCGAGCTCGGTGACCGCAATCGCCAGGCTATCCTGCTCTTCCTGATTGAAGCCTGCCTCAGTGGCTGCTTCTGCAGCCAGCTTTTCAATTTCCTCGATGGCTTCTGGTTTGCTCGCTACAACCAACTGATAATTCTTGCCAGATGAGGGGAGCATGGGCACCTCGCTTACGGGTTCGGCAACTTACAGTGTTTTAAAAAATTCTGCAACGAAAAATAAATATTCAGTGCTCTCTGTGTCTCGTGTTAAATGTTAATTTGGGGGACGGCACAAACGTTCAGAATTTTTTCCGGGTTTGTTCAGTTAATTCACCTAAATCGACCATTGCACCGTCAAGCGAACGTTGTTGATCGACGACGTTCGGCCGCGATCGTGGTACACCACCTGCCGCCCCGCCGTGAAGATGAGCACGGTGGACGGCGGGCGGAGGTAACTCACCGACAAAATCGGGCTCCAAATTTTTTGACCGCCGCTGCGCGCGCGAATATAACCCCGCGCTCGGGGCGCCAGCTTGTAGGTCCAATCCTTTTGCCGCTGAAAGGTGATGCCGGGCGCCACCTGCCAGAACCGCGCCGGGCGATGATCCAACACCACCGCCAGCCAGTGTTCGTGGCGGTCGAACCACGGCCGCTGCCGCCAGCGCGCCCAATCCAATTGCCCGCGTTCTTCAAGACGCAGGCGATACTGTGCCGTCGCCTGCGTGCGCCGGCTCAGTTTGAGTGAAAGCGAATCGGTGACAAAAAAATTTCTGAAGACATTGCTTTGTCCCAGCGCGAACGGCTCGGGAAAATCGTAAGCGATGTATTGCGCCAAAACGCCGAAGCCCTGCTTCAAATATAAGCCCGGCGTGAAATCGAAAACAAAGGACGGTTGCAGCTTGAACACGCGCCGCCAGTTGTTGCCGGCGGAATGGCTGCTTTTCAAATAGACATGATGCTCGAGATACGTGCTCGCTTCCCACAAGAGGTGAAAGGCGCGGGAAAAGCGGTGACCGTAAAGCACGTTCGCCTGAAAGGTCAGACGGTCGAAATTATCCTGATTGCCGCGATTGCCGGTCTCATGCGCCTGGCGGATGGCGCTGCCGAACCAGCGCAACGAATCATTGTTGCCGATTCGCCAGCGCAAACGATGGCTGGCGCGCAAATGCCAGTCCTCCGAATCAAAACCCGCGCCGCCATAGCGCCGAAACAGCGGCGAAGAAACCGCCTGCTCCGAGTAATCGATGGTTTGTGAAAAAAATTGTACGGAAAACTCATTGTAAAGATTCGGCCGCTGCCATTCCAATTTCGCCGCGTGGCGCGTGTCGAAATCGGTATGCTGAAACGCACTGACTTCGCGGCGGTTACCTTGCGCCGCCAGCCGGCGTCCGAACTCCACGTCTGATTGTCCCAATTCGGTGTGCAGCGCAAATCGCCACGCGCTGTTGATGCGATAATCCAGGCGATTCTCCAGCGCGCGGCGGTTGCGGTTCAACAGATCGACGTACAGAGTTTCGATATCGGCGAAATAATTGTCGCGGCGCAAATGCGAAAAATGCAGAAACAGCGAATCGCTCGTGGCGTTTTCAAACTGGCGCGATACGCTGTAACTCAGCCGCAGATCGTCTTGGCGCCGTTCCGGAAATTTGACCAGCTCCGCCTCGGCATCGAGCTTGTGATCATAATTTTGCCACAGCGTTGGCGCCAGCGCCGCCCTGAGCCTGGCCGTCGGCCCGTGATCCCGGCGCCCGAGCAAAGCTTCGAACCGATAGCCCGCCTGGCCGCTCAGCCACAGCTTGTTACGCAGTTGGCG
This genomic interval carries:
- a CDS encoding ATP-binding protein encodes the protein MLPSSGKNYQLVVASKPEAIEEIEKLAAEAATEAGFNQEEQDSLAIAVTELANNAIIHGNKRDPTKKVFVNILVVDAEVRMTIRDQGKGFNPDTLSNPLDPENLLRESGRGVFIVRSLMDEVSYDFSHGGSQVTIVKRRKHGASSK